DNA sequence from the Streptomyces sp. HUAS 15-9 genome:
CAGATGGCCGATTCGGCCGCGCCCGCATTGCTCTCGGCTTCCGAGACGGCCGAACTGCTCGTCGTCGGGGCACGAGGGGATGGCGGGTTCGACGGTCTCGTCGTGGGCTCGACGGCGCTGGCGACGGCGGGCACCGCCTCCTGCGCCGTCGCGATCGTGCCCGGGAACCCGCCCGCGGCTGCCCACGATGCCGAGGTGTGCGTCGGCGCCGACGCGTGGCACGCGGCCGGGCCACCCCTGGACTTCGCGTTCAGTGCAGCTCAGCTCCGCGGCGCCCGGTTGCGTGCCCTGTACGCGTGGTCCCTCTCCGGCCCCGCTCCGTGGAGTGCGCACGGAGTGCCCGAAGAAGACCGGGCAGCGTGGGAGGACGAGGAGGTCCAACGTCTGTCCGATGTGCTCGAAGGCCGACAGGACAAGTATCCGGACGTCACGGTGCTGCCTGATGTCGTCCTCCTCCACCCGGCCTACGCCCTGGTACACGCCTCCCAGCGGGCCGATCTGCTCGTCCTCGGCCGACGCTCGGGCCCGCGGGCGGCGGAGCGGCGGCTGGGCCCGGTGGCCCACGCCGTCCTGCATC
Encoded proteins:
- a CDS encoding universal stress protein, producing the protein MTRSVVVGIDGSRESLVAAEWAAREAALRDLPLRLVHAAPAPVRESADGPVALTWQQTGEELLHRAQADLAGRYPSVAMSVVQMADSAAPALLSASETAELLVVGARGDGGFDGLVVGSTALATAGTASCAVAIVPGNPPAAAHDAEVCVGADAWHAAGPPLDFAFSAAQLRGARLRALYAWSLSGPAPWSAHGVPEEDRAAWEDEEVQRLSDVLEGRQDKYPDVTVLPDVVLLHPAYALVHASQRADLLVLGRRSGPRAAERRLGPVAHAVLHHSRCPVVVVPHG